A region from the Candidatus Neomarinimicrobiota bacterium genome encodes:
- a CDS encoding substrate-binding domain-containing protein, producing the protein MSMPTGNTEPSYKNDPAYKITSIIFPVLVAIIVFLFIWFSRGEIKLKEPRTITLYCFSAMELVMEQALVPAFQDMWLEQNQEQVEFITTFAGSGVITRQIITRFPAEVAVLSSELDARRLVGSGAITAAVWQELRKKDKFCRSPIVLFVREEFETSIKSFDDIDFSKMNVIIPDPLTSGEGQLAALALYGSRLRQGFTKEQAFDFVTQAFTNSRNHPSTSQDAMEQFHAGLGDILLNYEAAAGNHPGVSEMKIIHPQRTIMTEPIAVAIKTNIKPKQTEIVNAFLGFLWSDKAKKILSDYGFQTINISQQAGFAPTPLNDIFTLDSLGSAMELNRSVIDPLAAQE; encoded by the coding sequence ATGAGCATGCCAACCGGGAACACTGAACCCTCATACAAAAATGATCCGGCTTATAAGATCACATCAATTATTTTTCCTGTTCTTGTAGCCATTATTGTTTTTCTGTTCATTTGGTTTAGTCGTGGTGAGATCAAATTGAAGGAACCGAGAACCATAACCCTGTATTGCTTCAGCGCCATGGAGTTGGTTATGGAACAGGCTTTGGTTCCCGCCTTTCAGGATATGTGGCTGGAACAAAACCAGGAACAGGTTGAGTTTATTACAACTTTTGCTGGTTCTGGTGTAATCACTCGTCAGATAATAACCAGATTTCCGGCTGAGGTGGCTGTTTTGTCATCGGAATTGGATGCCAGACGACTGGTTGGCAGTGGAGCTATAACTGCAGCAGTCTGGCAGGAGCTTCGCAAAAAAGATAAATTTTGTCGCTCCCCCATTGTTTTATTTGTCAGAGAAGAATTTGAAACATCAATTAAAAGTTTTGATGATATAGATTTTAGTAAAATGAATGTGATCATTCCCGATCCGCTCACATCAGGAGAAGGTCAGTTGGCCGCCCTGGCCCTTTATGGTTCGCGACTGAGACAGGGTTTTACCAAAGAACAGGCTTTTGATTTTGTAACACAAGCCTTTACCAATTCCCGGAATCACCCTTCAACTTCTCAAGATGCCATGGAGCAATTTCACGCCGGTCTGGGTGATATCCTGCTCAATTATGAAGCTGCAGCCGGTAATCATCCGGGTGTTTCAGAAATGAAGATTATTCATCCCCAAAGAACGATTATGACTGAACCGATCGCCGTGGCAATAAAAACCAATATTAAGCCAAAGCAGACAGAGATAGTCAATGCCTTCCTTGGGTTTTTGTGGAGCGATAAAGCTAAAAAGATATTATCTGATTACGGGTTCCAAACTATCAATATCTCTCAGCAAGCTGGCTTTGCCCCGACACCATTGAACGATATCTTCACCCTTGACAGTTTAGGAAGCGCCATGGAATTGAACCGGTCTGTGATCGACCCTCTGGCAGCGCAAGAATAA